Genomic DNA from Spiroplasma alleghenense:
AGGCCAAAGAAACTTCGGGTTTTTTGAATTGGATAGTCAAATTTGATTTTTGTTTTCAAGATTATCCTTGTATTCTAGCAGCTTCTTTAGCTTCTTTTTTTTCCAATTTCAGTTTTTTGCGAGCAAGTTTCTTTTTAAAGTTTTTATTTTTATTTTCTCTTGCAAAGTGGAAACCTAAGGTTTGTAAGATTTGGAATGTTGAGGAGAATATTCAATAAATCGCAACCCCTGAGGCAACAGAGGCAACAATGATGAAGAACACAAACACAAACACACACTGCATTATTATTTGTTTTTTACGAGCTTTTCTTTGTTGTTCTGAAACAGGACCCTTGTTCTTCTTAAACATTTGAAGGAAGGTTGGTAACAACATTGAAATAATTTGTAAAGGAAGGTAAACAAGTATTATTGATAGGTAAACTCAATTTCCTTGTTGAATTTGGGCGAATGGTTGTTCAATTAATGATATTTGTCCAATTGAAGCAACCTTTAAAATTTTAGTTGATCTGATGATTGAGAACATCGCAAATAGGAATGGCATTGAAATAATTGAACCAGCAATTGCTCCAAGTGGGCTAGTACCTTGTTTTTTATACAAGGCCGCTAACTCCATTTGCTGTTTTTGCTTGGCAGCTCGGTCTGTTGAGTTTTTATACTTTGCTTGTATTTCTGCTTGTTTACCACTTAAAGCTTGCAATTTTTCTTGGTTCTTCTGGGCTT
This window encodes:
- the yidC gene encoding membrane protein insertase YidC — encoded protein: MYKQDYTKYLSNTNSNKKNPWKVVWFWTKVVGFIFLLTSMLWGCIQMYQPNFVVGQVTDMTGRSIFAPGVGFEIIIKSLGDTGSKSHIFNPSKDGLIQYNWNPVYSWGSAFEVTKSPFYGFFVYPLAFILVGMIRLFHGGLEDDGSFSFGASVFFAILLTSLLIRLITLMFSWKAQKNQEKLQALSGKQAEIQAKYKNSTDRAAKQKQQMELAALYKKQGTSPLGAIAGSIISMPFLFAMFSIIRSTKILKVASIGQISLIEQPFAQIQQGNWVYLSIILVYLPLQIISMLLPTFLQMFKKNKGPVSEQQRKARKKQIIMQCVFVFVFFIIVASVASGVAIYWIFSSTFQILQTLGFHFARENKNKNFKKKLARKKLKLEKKEAKEAARIQG